Part of the Aptenodytes patagonicus chromosome 14, bAptPat1.pri.cur, whole genome shotgun sequence genome, GATGGTGATGGGCAGCGCCACGACCaggatgccccccaggatgcagccCGAGGCGGCCAGCTTGCCCGCCACAGTGACGGGTACCACGTCGCCGTAGCCCACGGTGGTCATGCTGACCGTGCCCCACCACCAGCACGCCGGGATGGTGTCAAAGCCAACGTCTTCCTCCTTCTCAGCGGTGTAGGCTACGCCGGAGAAGACGGAGACCCCCACAGCCAGGTAGAGCAGCAGGATCCCCACCTCCCGGTAGCTGTGCTGGAAGGCAAAGCAGAGCAGTGGTCAGTGGGGGCCACCGCACCCGTCACATCCAGGACACTGGGATCCTGCAGagcaaacacagccctgtacGCAGACTCCCCGCACGCCTCCATCAGGGACCTCGGTGCCTCTATCAATCTCTGCCATGGGATGTCccactgcagggctgggctgagacAGGTCGGGGGGTGCGTGGGTGACCCACACCCGGAGCGAGTGGGCAGCCGGGAAATCAGCCCTGGCACCCACAGCCGCCCCTCTGCCCTCCACCAGCCTGCGAGGGGGAGGCAGCGCCGGAAGGGAAAGGGGACCGGTGCTTCCCAGCCAGGGTTCCCAGGCAGAGGCTACTCCCCTGCCTCGGGCACTCGCTCCGACCTGATCTTGGCTAACAATATTTAGATGCATTTCCCTTTTACCTTGGCAGGTCCCCAGAAACCACCTAATAGGCCGCCTCTAAGTGAAGCGGTTTGTATTTTCCCGAGACGCTGGTGATGTGCTCGCAGGGAGGACgtgctcctctgctgcaggctCAGCTCTAGCTCTTCATCCCTGGGCTCCCCGGCTGCCAGCGACCCCACAACCAGAGCCCCAGGGACTCACCTGCTCCCTCCCATACCCCAACACCATCTACAGTCCCAGGGTCCATTTAACCCTTCGTTACACACCTGGGTAGGAGGGAGCGGGGTGCTCCAGCTAGCAGAGTTCAGGAGGCTTTTGCTCTTACACGCCAGGGAGGGATATTGCACTCATGGGACACAGCTCCAGGGGAGGCAGAAACTACCCCCTGCCCCAGTTTCTGTCCCCTGTGGTCCCATTCCTGGGGACACTTGAACCCTGAGGTTCTCGATGACTTTAACCTGTGTTTGAGCTGGCTATAGGACACCAACAATCCTAAAGCAACACAAGGCAGCTCCCGGCTGGGCTCGCTGCGgcacggctgctgctgctgttgctcagctGGGCTGGGCGGCAGCTCCGGTGGCCCTGCAACACCCCACACCAGGGTCAGcctcccatccctccatccctcccccagcacccatgggtgcaggagCCAgacttggggggtggggggggtgggggggtgggggtgggggggcgggcgCGGATCTCTGCACTGCCTTGTTGCGGAAAGAAACCTGGGTggaggcagccagccctgcccccTCTGTTCCAGCCACCAAATGAAATGGGGTTTCATGGCTACTAGAGGCAAAACTCTGGCTGATCCGGCTTGGGATCCAGCCCGGCAGCAAATTTCTCCTGGCTcagtgccccagccccagggctgggtgaCAGGTTAGGGGTCGGCCATTGGCACCTGTGCAGCACCCAGCGAGCCCAGCGAGGGGTCTCTGGCAGCGTCTGCAGGACTGCCCGAGGGCAGAGGGGCTTGTTCCAGGGGGAGAGTTTTCTTGCAGAAACTACTGTTTCTGAGATAATTACATTTCCCTTCAGGTTTTGCTGCTTCTCTATGGGAGACTCAAAGTGAACCTCCGAGCTGACATGAATCCAAGCAGCCCTGGTCATCAGGTCAGTCCAGGGATCCATCCAACGTCAGTGTGGGCTGGTCTCAGCACCCACCCCCATGGGGTGCTGCACCCCCCAGTTTGCCAAGCCCCACCCCGAGGGGTCTGGGAGCCCCGGCGGGAACAGGGCCATGGGTCACCCAACCTCCCAGGTGGGTGCACGGGACCCAGGGGGACAGATTGACGGCAGCGGTGTGCAATGCTCCTTGAAGAAGCCATCATTTCTCTGGTTTCAaactaaaacatttttgttgcaaTCTTTCTCTGGATATTCTTAATTTTTGAGCAAAATATAAGCCCGTGCCAAAAACCTGGGGTGGGAAAAGGCAGCGGGCAGTAAGGGGACAAGGCAGCAAGTGATGCCAGGAAGGGGACTGCCAGAGGACAAGCTGGGACCAAGCAAACTGCCATGAGCCAGCATTGGCACGTAGGTCAAATCTAGCACCCagctcccacccctgccctgcagctggtgAGGCGTGAGCCAAGAGCCCTGCACGCAGCGGGGACGGGGACCCCCAGCACAGCCTGCTCTTAAAGCCTCGCAGACTGGGAGGGGACCGCAGACCCCCCGTTTTCTGGCAGGGCCAGGCTAACCGCCCACCAGTGCCAAAGCCACTGCCGTCCTCACAGCATGGCTAGTCCACTCACTTTTTGATTGTCAGAAGTGAATTTCTTGGATGTTTCTGCTCACTGATCTGCCACCTTGCTCTTCAtcttttggggaaaggaaagcagagctctgATCATGGAGGGGGGGTCCCAGTCTCCTGACAGCCAGAGAATGCTTTATTGGAGACCACATAATGACTAAACGAAACAACGTTTgagcaaagcaaacagcagaagATGTAGGAAAAGAGTTTCCATGGTCAAGACGAGACATAAAGGAGGTGGATTCATGGCAGGGAGCGAGAAGACTTTGCTTAGACTGCTGGCAAAAGCTGCTCAGCTAATGCCAGTAATACCGAGGGGAAataatctcctcctcctccaccgtCGCCTGTGGCTGCAAATGCCCTATAGCAGCTCCAATGGAGCTCCTTGGGAAGGACAAACAGCTCAGAGTCACCGAGTTTCAAGGATGTATCACTTGGCCATCAAAGGCTTGCTCCTGGCTGGAGCTTCACAGCACGTCTGTAGgtcccagctggggagcaggagagctgaATAAccttatacatttttaaagagtATCAGTTATGGCCCTGGGATGTGTTGGAGGGTGAAGGCGAGGGGGAAGTCAGGCAGCTCAATAGCCTGTACTTTAATTTACAAGCAGGGTCAGGGCTTGCAGCacaggggaggctgcaggaaTCTCCCAGCTGATCCTCAGGCACTGGCTGCCACCTATTTGCAGCCCTTTATCCTCAAAACGTGTGGTTCACTCCTTGATCCAGGGGCAGGCAGCCGCAGCTGGGGTTTGGGTGGGGGATGCAGTCTTAGCCGTGGTTCGGGTGGGGATGCAGTTTTAGCCATGGTTTGGGTGGAATGCAGTCTTAGCCGGGGTTTGGGTGGAATGCAGTCTTAGCCGGGGTTTGGGTGGGATGCAGTCTTAGCAAGCAGCCACCCTTGGGGGAGGCGATGCTGGGTAATAAAAAGCTCCAGGGAAACAGCCACCCCAGTAGCAGTCTCTTTGGGTTCCTGCCTTGGCAGGAGGTCTGCCTGCCCTTGGGGCAGGCATGGGCCATACAGAAGACAAATGAAATGGAAGAGCCCAGTTTGAGCCTGGCTGGAGATACCAGCATGGGGaccgagcatggagatggcccGTGGTAGCAACAGCAGCGTGATGCATCTGCTGTCTGGGGACGTGAAGCTCCGGCTCTTCCAACCTATTTGTGTATTTAGGCCCCTAAGGGGACAGACAGCAACTCCTGTAGATCCCTGCAGATGCCTAAATTACTCAGTGCCTAACACCTATTGACTGCCAGTGGGAGACAGGCACCAAACCCGCACCTGGGAAGCTGCAATAATGGTAATGGATGTTGTGCACAGCAGGGAGGAAGAGCAGAGACGTGTGGGAAGCCTCTCCTCAAATTAAATAGACCCTGGATCAGGCCCCAAGCAATCTGAAGACGGTTCAGAGGTTATGATGCACAAATGACAGAAATCCCTCTGCTAGCACTTTCGTGGCAGGGGAACAATTACTCGGCTTGCCAGAGCCATCGCTCCCGCTTCCTGGCTGTCCTTtactcctctgctgctgctttatgcTCTTGCAATAGGAAGTAAATTATGATTAACAAGACGTTGTAATTTATGTGCCCAGTAAATCACAACGCCAAGCTGCTGCGTCAGATTTGTGTCTTCGCTCATCTCCATTTACAGCTGGCTCCGGAGTCCCCGGGAAGCGGCACCTTCCAACACGTCACTCGGTAAATCAGCGGCTCGGCAGAGGCCGGAGCCGGGACGTTGCTGGCTCCCTGGATCTCGTCTGCTGCTTAATAACATGCAGATGAGTCCATCAGTCCCTGCTCTACTGCAACGTGTTGTTCACGCTTAAATGGAACACAGAAAGGGTTCAGGGAGCCCTTCCCACAtgtacaattttatttaaattttgcagGCAGTGTTACATGGGTCTGTCACTTGCTAATTGCTCTTTCAAGGTGAGTGTTCAGAAGCATGTATGATGCAGGTAGGACTTCAGGCATCTTAATTTCAAATAATCCTCCCTGGGCCCCGTTTTCAGCAGGCTTTGAGGATGCCAGGAATTTTTTCCCCCCgttttttctgatgctctgtgGGATTTGCAGGATtagtgctgggctgggctggtccTGCTTCACAGCAGAAGTTGGCAGAAGACCTTTCCTACCGGCTATCCTCGTCCCCAGCCATGCTCGAGGGTTGCTTTTTCCCATGGCTCACCCACGGGAATGGGTCCAACCCTGGCAGCCAAGTCCTGCCGATGCCAGGACATCCCatgccagccctgccacagctgcAGCAGTGAGAAACGGGGTGTCCCCAGCCGCAGGCGTGCCCGCTTCATCCCTGCGACGGCCCTTCAGTGGGACCAGCACCAGGAGCTGCGGCTCTGGCCCCTGCCAGGCGCTGAGTGGGAGGAGAGCACCCCTTTGGTTGAATTTCAAGCTCTGTTATGAAGATTGCTTTCCTCGGCCATTTGTTTGGCATAGCCTTtgtttgaaggaggaaaaagtacAGGGATATTTCATGAGCAGTGCTTGAAAACCAGTCTTCTGGTTTAAATGTGGGGACCAGAGGCGGTCCCACGAGGAGGGGAGATGCTTGCCCTGGCGACCCCCTCCCTGTGCCCAGCACAAGCCCTGTGTGTGGCGGGGCATCGGGAACGTGTGTCGCTCTGTGTCTTGGCAGGCTCGAGGATCGGCTTTAGGATTTCTCTTGATGTGGTTGCCAAGAATCAGAGACAATTAAAGGCTGAGTTTAATTGGCCTCTGCATCAGGCTGGATTTTCTGTGTAAGTGCAGGAGGTGAGGGGACAGTTTTACCCTCCCTAGATTCGGGCACGTGGCCCTCAGCACgagggggatggaggagggagggatggaggagggagggatggtgGGGGAGAGCTGAGAGCTGCACAGGGCACCGTGGGTGGTCCATGCTGCGCAGCCGAGCTGCAGCGATGGAGGCCTGGGCCGCAGCGCCGGGCTGGTGAGGATTTCATGATAGCTTCATGCTTTGACTCTTGTCACAGCTGATCTTGGTCTGTCTAAGgaggctggggatgctgcagaggGGGTCTGGAGAGACGCAGCCTTGGGGCATGCCATGGAGGATGAGGACCTCCTCTCACCAAACCTGCAGGGGTGTCACCTCCCAGCACACCTGGACCCTGGTCCTTCACTGTCTCAGCATCTCCTCATACAGCTCTTCCTCCTGAGGACCGCATGGTCCTGgggccagcttcccccagccctgcatgtcGTGCTTTCCCTGAGCCTCTCCAGCACActgaggggcagctgctggtagcccaggctctgctggggacACGCACCCTGCCTTGGGCTGGTTGTCCCAGGCCCTGCAGCTAACCTTCTGCTTTTCTATTGCTGCTCTGCGCCACCCGTGGTTAACCATGTGCCAGTCCCAACCTCGTCATACCCTGGAGCATCCAAGTGTCAGCCCAGCTGGACCAGGATCTCTATGTCTCCCTAGATGGGCAGACACCAAGGGTTGGACGCTGGCTCCGGCCAGCTGGCAGCCTGCCCTTAGGAggttcctccttctcccagacTGGGGACAGGAGCAGCTCCGAGCCACACGCGCTGGTGCTGGTAtacccagcagctgctggctggccTGGTTCCTGCTCAGCAGGTCGCTCGCAGCCTGGCTAGGCACTGACCCACTTCTGGTGGGACATCACCATCCACCCATGCAGGGCTGAGTCTGTTCCAACACTGTGCAACGGGGCTTGCACACCATGGTGGGGAAGGGGTGGCTGAGTCCCTGGAAGCACCAGTTCTGCCTGAAGCAAAGTCTACAAGCAATGGGGTGAATTGCTGTTTGCTCCGAGTGTGTGTACAAAGAGGATTCATGCAGTGCTCCTCACGCTTGGTTGCTTTAGCAGACACACAAACCAACAGCCCAGCCCACCACCCCAAGCACGCTTGCCAGACACTACCCAGAGCTGGTAGCTCGCTGGGAATGGGAATGTTCACATCCCCCAGCCATACCAGAGGTCTCCTTCTTACCCATAGACTATAGGAGTAGATAAGGAGACAGAGAGCCAGTTTACCTTCAAGGTGGCCCCCAGCGACCTCAGTCCGGTGGAGTGCCGAGCCAGCTTCAGCACCCGGAATATCCTCATGAGCCGAAACACCTGCACGACCTTGCCTAGGTTGCCCAGCTCCGAGTCACTGCCCATGGTCACATCCACCAAGAGGGTGAAATAGAAGGGCAGCACCGAGACAATGTCAATCAGGTTCAGCGGGTGCTTGAAGAACTTCCTGGGGttgggggagagcaggaggcgGGAAGACACTTCAAAGGTGAACCAGGAGATGCAGAAATACTCCAGCTTGTGCAGGATGGGTTCATCGAGCACGTTGCCATTCTCATCCACATCCTGGTACTCGGGCATGCTGTGGATGCACATGGTGGCTATGGAAACCAGCACCACGCTGATGGACACGAAGCTGAAGAGTTTGCTGGGAATGGAGTAGCCGGGGTTCTCCATGGTGAGCCAGAGGCGTTTGCGCACGTTGCCGCAGCACAGCGTGCTGTAGCGCAGCAGGTCGTGGTTGATGTCAGAGATCTCATCGGGGGACGTGTCCACACTGCTGACCTCACTCTCCTCATCCCAGTTGTGGTGCCGGCTCTCCAGCTTGCGCTCGTGGTAGCGGTAGCTGCAGCAGGAGTCCAGGAAGAACTCGTTGATGCCCCAGTACTCGATCTCCTGGCAGAAGGAGAAGACGCACAGCTCTTCCATGACGTGCAGCTTCCCCGTCTGGTAGAAGTGGAGCACGTAAAGGAAGAAGCCGGGGTTTCGGTCGAAGTAGAACTCCCTGGCGCTCACGTCGTAGTCATCGCAGAGCTGCAGGATGGACTCCTCTGAGTCGCAGGAGAGCAGGCGTCCCAGGCGGGTGTTGGGGAACTTGGAGAGGGCGCTGGAGCTGAGCCGCCTTCTCAGACCCCCCACGTTGATGTTGATAACGTCCTCCTCAAAACCGGGATCCCAGTAATTTAAGGTCTTGTTGACCATGATCAGCAGAGCGGGAGCTGGTTCCACCTGCGGGCGAGACACAGCGGGGCTGGAGGGGATGCAGGGCTCCCCCTGCTCCGGGTGCTCCTGGCAGGGAGAGGGCCAGAAGCACCCTGGGGAGTGAGGAGGGatgtttgcattttgaaaagtgaggaccagggagaagggaggggagagaaacagctttgGAAAGTTGTTCTTTGGTGGtatggaaggggaagaaaaaaaaaaagccaatgatTTTTCCAGGTCAaacttctctttgcttttttttaacttcttaaagTTTCTCCCTTTGCTAATGGCCTAAGGAAGGCAGTTTACTGCACCACCGGCACCTCATCCATGGGGCTTTCCTTGTTCAAACAGGTAATTAGCCACTGAAGAGAGGATTTATCCCCCAAAGAGGGGGGGATAAATTTTTCCCTGTGGAAGAAACAGATCTCACGCTGCCCTGTGCTCATCAAATCACTGCCGCAGTGATTCTGCCAAAGAGCTTTGTAGCCCGACTACTACGTTGCTAATTAGACCCAGTCAAAAAGTCCTTAGATGGTGCAATCTTCCAAGCAGCAAAGGCAGTTTTGCCAAAATCAAAGTGTTTTCACAGAAGGTGTCAGTTTTAGGgagaatttcagtggaaaaagtgtCAAAACAATTCATCTGCCTGCTTTGTTTCCTCTTGTGTGTTCTGTcatgtaaaatattaatattatttttataatgttgAAACATAACAAAAACATGATTCAGAATCATTGATGACTCTGAATTAAAAACCTGTAAGTTGGgagggaaataaaaatcaaagttttgaTTTCTGTTGTGTTTCAGGATTTTAGAAGTCTCGGGGAGCTGGGCTTTTCCATCCAGCAGAAATTCCATTTTCTAATGAGAAGCAGTTAAAGCATCTAACAAAGAGAAGCATTCCCACACCTTCAAACGCATTCACCCGTCTTGACCAGAAGCTTAgaattaaaaggcaaataaaaaggtTTGCGATCTTCCTGTGTCACCTTGAAATCAGACTTCTCCACCTACCTTATTCATCAAAACGCCTGGGGACGTGTGGAGCAGCCCCGTACCCACGCGGTTCCCCCGCTCCTGGCACGGGAGCGTCGGGTGTCCTCAGGAGGGACACTGCATTTGCTCTCTTGGTTGAGGAATTACATTTTTCCCCGTACATcagctactttggaaaaaatccCGCTATTAGGCGTGACTTGCTCCTGAGCTCTGCTCACACTTCCAGGGTCGCTGCTGGTACCAACACGACTTCTGCAGCCGCTGATGCTTTTGCCGCAGCGGTCACCGAGGCATTTGTGACCTCCAGACTAGCCTGTCTCTCATCTCAAAGGCTTCCCTCCCTGGTTTTAATCAGCCAGCTGCTTATTAGAAAAATCCCTCACCTTCTCTGTCTTGTGTCGCCCGCTGAAGTTTTCAAACTTTTAGGTGACGCAGGGACAGAGGCCACGGACAGGCAGCGGGAGATGAGGGAgaaggctgcagcagcccctgccatGATGCCGAGGTGCCACCAGACCCCGCACAGGACAGTCCGGTCCAACAGCAGCCACCGAGGGCCAAGGCCAGGTCAGTGACACGAGGCGggtctcccccccgccccagggaaTCCCAGTTCCCCTGCAGACCCTATTGCACCCCAGCCCCGCATCGCTCACTGGACAACTCGGGGGGTTTATGAGGCAGACATCAAAGCAGGGGAAGGGCTCTGCATGTTTTCCAGTGTCTGAGAAATGCACCATAAAAGGTTTGTCAGACCGGGAGGGACCTGGGGGACATTTTCACATCTAAATCTGGaggtcagagcagagctggagaggaaCAGGTAGTGGAGTAATGGTTAGAAATAAACCCCAGAGGTATGTTTTTaagctgagcagggctgtgggtgcaGCAAATGCCAGATTTGTGCGAAATAGCTTGGCAAAGGCATCTGCTAACTCCACTGCATCTCAGAGCCAGGGCTCCTTAAAGACACAGGCTTTGCACCACAAAGCCAGCGGTTCCCATTACACCATGTCTGGAGGAGGCACCGGCTTGTGATAAGCCTCAGAGCTTAATAGACTCATTGTCTTGCCTTtcaaaggggaggggaaaaaaaaagaaggatcaacttttttaatgcttaagacaaaagcaagggagaaaaaggggTGTAAACACTCCTTTTCAGGAATAAATTGGAATTTCTGTGACAGATTAGCTTTTCCAGGGAAGACATGAGACAGCCCATCTGTGGGGTGGGGATGACTAATCCAGGTTCCTTCCAGAAGGATGCTCATGCATTCAGGCTACAAACACACACGGGGCCCGTGGGGGTGGGTCTGTGGGATCCAGCTTATCTCGCACCCGCCCTTATACAGCAGCCGCTCCAGGAGACCAGGCCAAATGTCACCAAAATCAAAGGAAAGGTGgttttggggctgggctggggcacGGGGCAGCCCGGGTGGCTACCGGGGGCTGCGCTGGGACAGCAGGATAAGCCTAAAGCGATGCTCCAGCTCAGCAGGACCATCCCCAGCACATGGCCATGCTGTGCGGCTGCGGCTCTGGGTGAGACGTGCCAAACCCTAAGGGCCAGGAGGGAGCCGGCTCCCACCTCTCtcccagagcagaaaaaaaaaagtgggtgtCAGGACCCTGCAAGCCTTTGTACCTCAGGgaaatccctccctccctccctccctccctcctgcgcAGGCAGCAGAGCGAGGAGCAGGGTCGCGAACTGTCTGAGATGCTCCTTTCTGATGTTCGCTTCTGAATAGAGCAAATTATTTCTGCCCACATACAGCTTTCATCTAGGAATCTAAAGCAGCAATTAATAGTTTTATAACTCTTTTGCCTACTTGTTTCACGACTAGCTAAGCTCAGCTTTAGAACAAAACTGAGGTTTGAACTAAGACCTGGTGTGATCTCCCCTGTTGGATCATTAAAGCATGCGCCTGTCTCACATTTGCAGGGGTATCTGCTGGGAAACAGAAGCTTACTTAGGaaggttgggtgttttttttatttaaagcgcAACGGACAGAGAATACAAATGTGTCTGTCTGGAATAATGTGAATTTGCAAAATTTTCCTTTAGTTGGAGCAAAATTTCCATAAATGATTGGTAAAATAGAACAGATAAAGCCAGTCTCTTTCTGgtaaattttgaaatatattgtaAGCTATTTTAAGGAGACAACCATCAGAATTACACAAGGCCAGTGTGAGCTGGATGTTGGGCGTTCAAATGAATATGTatcttgtggagaaaaaaatctctgataTATGCATTTATGacagtaaaaaaatataaaaacagatCAAGCATATCTGTAAGAAATGCTAGAAGAGTTTCCCTTGACAacgtattttttttcttaaaggcttTCAAATGGAAGTTATGTATATTTATTCTAACTGGCAGAGGGGACCCAAGGGAGTGGGAAGGAAGATGCTAATAGACATTCAAGTGAGGATGCAGAAAGTGCAGGGAGTATTGCACACAGGGGCTTTTCCAACCAGGTACAATGGATTTAGATTAACAGTCCAAATAAAAAGCCCTGTACTTACAGCTCAGCGAGGCTTCCCAGCGGGGAGTCGTGTGGCTTGTCTCAAAGGAGCCATTAGAAATGCGTAGCGAAGGAGGAAACCCTTATCCTTTGCCTGTAGCCCAGTCCCAAACGCCCTGTCACCCCGGGCTTGTGACCCTGCACGTCCCAGGTGTGCAGGGCTGGTGGTTGCAAACTGCTGGAGAAGTCCTGCGCGGGATGCCCATGGGGCTGGGGTAGTGCTGGGGGTCCCCCGCTGAGTACCTGAGGGGGCGAGTGGGGCTGGCTGaccccccagctcctgcaggatGGTGTCCCCATCAGCCGTGCGCTGGGGCAGGACTGGGGAGACGCCTGCTTTCTGGTCACCCATCAGTGCCCCTGCAGAGACCCGTCCCCATCGCTGAACGTCCCTGTACCCATCGGCCTGAAGATGCTCAGGACCAAGCCCGCCCTTTGGCGGTGGGGGGGTTTGCCAGGcgggcaggggggagcagggaagggggatTCCCACTTCTGGCTGCTCCCTGCAGGCAGAGCATAAGCTGCTGCTGTACACTGAGAGGCCACCGAAATGCCTAGGGCTGGGGATGCAGATGACGAGGGGGACACTCCCTGCTCGCTTCGGGGTGCAGGAGGGGGTGATTACCAATAGCTCGGCTTTCTACTGCGAGCGGGCAGCCCAGCGCCTGCTGCAGATGatgccctgccctgtgccagcctCCGCTCCCAGGTCCCATGCAGTGGGTGCACAGCTCTCCGGAGGGGACCCCCGCACCCTGCCCTGTTCCCTGGGGTGGAGGAGATGCAGCCCCCGTGGGGGGAAGGCTTCGGGGAGAGGGACTCTCCTACACCCGCCTGCAGAGGGACAGGGAGGAGTATCCCTGTGCCCCGTGCCCCAGCAGCATCCCGGGATGTGGGTGCTGGCACGGCGGTTCCCCGCTCATCCCGGTGTGCCGctgcccccatccctgctcaCCCCCGCATGCCGCTGCCCCGGTTGCCCTCTCACCCCGGGATGCCGGTGCCCCGGGTGCCTGCCGCGCCCCAGGGTGATGATCCCTGCAATGCCCGGGGATGCCGGCACCCCGGGTTCCCGGGATGCCCGTGCCCCGGTCCCTGCTGTTCCCTGGGTTGCCGATCTCACGGTCCTCGCCGCGCCCCGGGATGCCGGTGCCCCGGGTCCCCGGGACGCCGGCGCCTGCAGCAACCCGCGATGCCGCTGCCTGCAGCGCCCCGGGATGCCGGTGCCCGCAGCGCCCCGGGATGCCGGTGCCCTGggtccccgccccgccccgggatGCCGCTGCCTGCAGCGCCCCGGCTGCCGGTGCCCCGGGTCCCCGCGATGCCGGTGCCTGCCGCACCCCGGGTGCCggagcccggccccgcgccgccgctcaCCTGCCtcggcgccgcccccgccgcagCGTGCGCGGCCGGCGCGGAGCcctgcggggccggcggcggcggcagaagCTCCGCGGGGCCGGAGGCGGGgtcccgcccgccgcccctcccgggGGTGCCGCCCTCCGGCCCGCCCGCCCGGAGCCGCGGGGTGGGAGCGGGGAGGCGAGGCCGGTCCCCGGCGGCTGCGATGGGGCCGGAGCGGAGCGGTGTCCCCCGCCCCGGACCCTGGGGTGGCCCCTGAGCTCTGTgcaggggagagggctggggatGCCTGG contains:
- the KCNS1 gene encoding delayed-rectifier potassium channel regulatory subunit KCNS1 encodes the protein MVNKTLNYWDPGFEEDVININVGGLRRRLSSSALSKFPNTRLGRLLSCDSEESILQLCDDYDVSAREFYFDRNPGFFLYVLHFYQTGKLHVMEELCVFSFCQEIEYWGINEFFLDSCCSYRYHERKLESRHHNWDEESEVSSVDTSPDEISDINHDLLRYSTLCCGNVRKRLWLTMENPGYSIPSKLFSFVSISVVLVSIATMCIHSMPEYQDVDENGNVLDEPILHKLEYFCISWFTFEVSSRLLLSPNPRKFFKHPLNLIDIVSVLPFYFTLLVDVTMGSDSELGNLGKVVQVFRLMRIFRVLKLARHSTGLRSLGATLKHSYREVGILLLYLAVGVSVFSGVAYTAEKEEDVGFDTIPACWWWGTVSMTTVGYGDVVPVTVAGKLAASGCILGGILVVALPITIIFNKFSHFYRKQKALEAAVRNSGKKDPEDVESTSSRDRDSEALSETSLGRGSPDRRGLTPGTHPTP